The following coding sequences are from one Eucalyptus grandis isolate ANBG69807.140 chromosome 11, ASM1654582v1, whole genome shotgun sequence window:
- the LOC104426381 gene encoding zinc finger protein VAR3, chloroplastic: MGGATRFLMLLATPIPPRCPSLLRLARLHHHRRHLRHLSPLASLSPHHRILNASTDQSLPLRITSSSRHLHAQTNAVRDDHFSGSAHPWPEWFRFVRSLSAGGYFGEEGFAAAAARGIGGEAEFLAGADLQEEFVRAAEAGLAFARDRPHLLRALSKRDIDVLVENGAPFLFKNADDSIRKMRAFVSGDEVGTADGNKAQTIDLMRFILSYACSPLTPEKNYFSNQILIASVRNLLQEMANLSHTSPSNFAGSLESQFSGGYGQVRRPRGPNIEMKRGDWICPRCNFMNFARNMKCLECEEARPKGHLTGREWECPQCDFFNHGGNQVCLRCECKRPGQMSSTVPSGFGSGHGTVDDANNVDIEKRLAANEEKAQRWFKKVSQLDSTSAVNSAMTDEDFPEIMPLRKEVNRFVVSMKKTPPDRRLANAQNRINLTAEVTPNVDGNQISDANKRLDSPFSNSPSPQQGQPGGNNSGYVAFRPLPDDMFAKKPGISETKADNTVTGGAASLASNAGDSGSSASEVNITGKSGAGIPPYHGPVIEIESQDKERGGEEKSERWFRRIAELHDAQDLPSAVSDQDLSKTMPVHKGENQFAAGRMKDRSLTSQTYKRRASMERASNTNFVPFVPFPPGYFAKKENQQPDGENATAKASLEMTSTLASPRKSPLETNDSSSMPPNGNVQPRENRRIDSGNWNTKPPVENLTQNSSTMTKGTHNVGMLQDLSNPQTSSVSSGGAGSFQDGKNTKETTNQVSSSRQPSESFNVREQWKGRSLEGSAVKEPDPLDMSEEAKAERWFRRVAQIKDISELSQIPDEDFPSIMPMRKGVNRFVVSKRKTPLERRLTSSQ; this comes from the exons ATGGGCGGCGCCACCAGGTTCCTGATGCTCCTCGCCACTCCGATCCCTCCGCGCTgcccctccctcctccgcctcgctcgcctccaccaccaccgccgccatcTCCGCCACCTGTCTCCTCTCGCCTCGCTCTCTCCCCACCACCGCATCCTCAACGCTTCTACCGACCAGTCCCTTCCACTGCGAATCACGTCCTCCTCGCGACATCTTCATGCGCAGACCAACGCCGTCAGAGACGATCATTTCTCCGGCTCCGCTCATCCGTGGCCGGAGTGGTTCCGTTTCGTCAGGAGCTTGTCCGCCGGTGGCTATTTCGGTGAGGAGGGATTCGCTGCAGCGGCGGCGCGGGGGATCGGTGGCGAGGCCGAGTTCTTGGCGGGCGCGGATTTGCAGGAGGAGTTCGTCCGTGCGGCTGAGGCTGGCTTGGCCTTCGCGCGCGATCGGCCTCATCTTTTGAG GGCACTCTCGAAGAGAGATATAGACGTGTTGGTCGAAAATGGTGCTCCTTTCCTGTTCAAGAACGCTGACGATTCCATCAGGAAAATGAGGGCGTTCGTGAGTGGCGACGAAGTTGGC ACTGCTGATGGCAATAAGGCGCAGACAATTGATTTGATGAGGTTTATATTGAGCTATGCCTGCAGTCCCCTCACAccagaaaaaaattacttcagTAACCAAATTTTAATTGCATCTGTACGGAATCTGCTCCAAGAGATGGCAAATTTAAGTCATACTTCTCCCTCAAACTTTGCTGGTTCTCTTGAGAGCCAGTTCTCTGGTGGATATGGACAAGTTCGTAGGCCTCGTGGGCCTAACATTGAGATGAAAAGAGGTGACTGGATCTGCCCCAG GtgtaattttatgaattttgcgAGAAATATGAAGTGCCTTGAATGTGAAGAGGCACGACCAAAGGGGCATTTGACAGGCAGAGAGTGGGAGTGTCCTCA ATGTGATTTCTTCAATCATGGGGGGAATCAAGTATGCTTGAGATGTGAATGCAAGCGTCCCGGACAGATGTCATCCACAGTCCCCTCTGGATTTGGTTCAGGTCATGGTACTGTCGATGATGCCAATAACGTCGACATTGAGAAGAGGTTAGCTGCCAACGAAGAGAAGGCACAGAGGTGGTTCAAAAAAGTTTCACAGCTAGATAGCACTTCAGCTGTGAACAGTGCTATGACAGATGAAGATTTCCCTGAGATTATGCCACTGAGAAAAGAAGTGAATAGATTTGTTGTGAGCATGAAGAAGACGCCTCCGGATAGGAGGCTGGCCAACGCTCAAAACAGAATTAACTTGACTGCTGAGGTAACTCCAAATGTTGATGGTAACCAAATTTCAGATGCAAACAAGAGACTTGATTCGCCTTTTTCCAACTCACCATCTCCACAGCAAGGACAGCCTGGAGGAAACAATTCTGGTTATGTTGCTTTTAGGCCTTTACCTGATGATATGTTTGCCAAGAAACCTGGAATTTCTGAAACTAAGGCAGACAACACGGTGACAGGTGGGGCGGCTTCTCTTGCTTCAAATGCTGGAGATTCGGGTTCTTCTGCTTCTGAAGTCAACATCACAGGTAAATCAGGAGCTGGTATACCGCCATATCATGGGCCAGTTATCGAGATTGAGAGCCAGgataaagaaagaggaggagaagaaaaatctGAGAGATGGTTTAGGCGAATTGCAGAATTACATGATGCCCAAGATTTGCCATCTGCAGTTTCTGACCAAGACTTATCTAAGACGATGCCCGTGCATAAGGGAGAGAACCAATTTGCAGCTGGAAGGATGAAAGATCGTTCTTTGACTTCTCAGACATATAAAAGACGTGCCTCAATGGAGCGAGCAAGCAATACCAACTTTGTTCCCTTTGTCCCATTCCCACCTGGGTATTTTGCTAAAAAGGAAAACCAGCAGCCTGATGGGGAAAATGCTACTGCTAAAGCCTCTTTGGAAATGACATCAACTCTTGCATCTCCCCGAAAGTCTCCACTGGAGACAAATGATTCAAGTTCAATGCCTCCTAATGGCAATGTTCAACCAAGGGAAAACCGGCGAATTGATAGTGGGAACTGGAATACGAAACCTCCTGTAGAGAACTTAACTCAAAATAGTTCAACCATGACAAAAGGGACACATAATGTTGGGATGCTGCAGGACTTGAGTAATCCTCAGACAAGTAGCGTGAGTAGTGGAGGTGCTGGATCATTTCAAGATggtaaaaatacaaaagagacaACAAATCAGGTGAGCAGTTCACGCCAACCATCAGAAAGTTTCAATGTGAGAGAGCAGTGGAAAGGTAGGAGCTTGGAGGGTTCAGCAGTGAAAGAACCTGATCCTCTGGACATGTCAGAGGAGGCAAAGGCAGAAAGATGGTTCCGACGTGTTGCCCAGATTAAGGATATTTCAGAGCTGAGCCAAATACCAGATGAGGATTTCCCATCAATAATGCCAATGCGGAAAGGAGTGAACAGGTTTGTGGTGAGCAAGAGGAAGACACCATTAGAGAGGAGGCTGACTTCTTCTCAGTAA